The window CGCACATCCATGCCGTTCACAGCATGGTCATGCCGAGCATTCACCAGACCGTGCTGGTGGCCGGATTCTGGACGTCTCTCCCGCTCGACTACTTCCTTCGCGCTACGGGAAGGGGCGACCTCCAAGTCGCTGGAGCGAAGGTACTGCCCGCTCCGTCCGTAGCTCATCCGCTCGCCTCGGCGCTCTTGCTGCGTACCCTGCGCTTGAACTGCCTGACCAGTGTGTACGCGGATCTGTGGGCGGAGCTGTTCGACCCCGCGTGGCTCGACGGCGAGACCTGGGTCTGCGAGTGGCCCGGCCTGCCGCCGCTGAACAACGTCGCGCCGGACTGGCGGCCCGAAACACCGCTGCGGACCGAGCGCGCCCGCCGGTCTACGCTGGTCGAGATCGACGCCTTGGCCGCCGTCTGGCTCGGGATGAGCGCCGACGCGCTCGTGGCCGCATACCGTGGGCGGTTCCCGGTGCTGCAGAAGTACGAGGCTGTCACGTGGTTCGACGCCGACGGGTGGAAGCTCGCCGGCAACGCCCGCACCTTTGGCCAGCGGCAGACCAAGCAGACATGGGCGCAGTTCGAGGCGTACTGGAAGGACCCGGAGAACGCTCCGCCGCCCGACGGCTACACGCCGCCGTTCTACAAGGCAGAGCGGGAGGCTGAGATGCGGGCGGCGCACGCCGTCTTCCAGGCTCGGCTGGACGCCGCGGTCGCCTGGGGCGAGTGGGATCACGGGGCAGCGGAGGTGAACGCGTCGTGAGACCGACGCTGCAGGCGCGGGCGCTGAAGGAGAGCCTGCTGCAGTATCTGTCGACCACGTATGCGTTGGCTGACGAGGGCGCACGGGAGGCCCTGCACCGCTTCCTCGGCGACGAGACGTCGGGCATGTTCCGCGGCCCGTACCTGCGGATCCGCACGCCGTTCACGCTCGCCGGACCGGGTTGGGAGCGGCATCTGCAGTGGCGGCGCGAGGGCTGGACGCCGTACGCCCACCAGGCGGCGGCGTTCGCCCGACTGACCTCCGCCAACGAGCACACACCGCAGCCGACGCTGATCACGACCGGCACGGGCTCTGGCAAGACCGAGTCGTTCCTCTACCCGGTGCTGGACCACTGCCGGCGGGAGCGCGCCGCCGGCAGGGCCGGCATCAAGGCGGTCCTGCTGTACCCGATGAACGCGTTGGCAACCGACCAGGCCCAGCGGATCAACGAGTTGCTCATCGGCAACCAGGACAAGCTCGGCCGCGTCTCGGCCGGGCTGTACATCGGCGATCGGGCGGCCCTGCGCTACGACCGGGTCCGTACCACGCGCTCGGATATGCAGCTCACGCCGCCCGACATTTTGATCACCAACTACAAGATGCTGGACCTGCTGCTGCAGCGCGACGACGACCGGCCGCTGTGGCACGACGCTGACATCCGGTACGTCGTGGTCGACGAGTTCCACACCTACGATGGCGCGCAGGGCACCGACGTAGCGATGCTACTGCGCCGCCTCGCGGCCGCAGTCGGGACGCCGGACGAACGGCGACCGCTCGGCGACATCTGCCCGGTGGCGACATCAGCCACGCTGGCGTCGGCCACCGACGAAGAGGCAATCGCACGTCTGCTTGCCGTGGCGACGGACGTCTTCGGCGCCGAGTTCACCCACGACTCGATCGTCGGGGAGGACCGGTTGTCGGTCGACGAGTTCATCCCAATGGACGACCTCCGTCAGGCGCTGCCGTTGCCGTCACCGGACGAGATCCTGGCGCTGCCCGATCCCGCCGCCAGCGACGACGCGCTGCTGGATCTCATCGAGGCGGTCACGGCAGTCCGGGATCCGGACCGGGCGCTGCTGGGTAGCAACCTGAAGCGGCACCTGTTCACCAGGGCCGTACTCATGGCGTTCAGCGGCGACCTTCGAATCAGCGCCGAGGTGCTCGACACGATGTGGAGGGCCGGCGCCTCCGGCTGGGCCGCTACGATCGCGCGGCAGCCGGAGAAGGCCGCCGAGGCGCTGGCGCGGTTCGTGGCGTTGCTCTCCCACGCCCGCGACCCAGACGCGAAGCCCGGCGAGGTGCGGCCGTTCGTTCACGTCGAGGTCCACCAGTGGGCCCGCGCGGTGACCCGCCTGCTGCGCGGCGTGCTGCCGTGGCCGCGTGCGGAGTTCCGCTGGGACGTCGCCGGCACCGACAACAGCGTGGCGCGGGGTGGAAACCCGGTCGTGCCGGCCACCACGGCCACGGCCGGTCAGTCCGCGAACCTGTTCCTTCCCGCGGTCTACTGCCGGTCGTGCGGCCGGTCGGGCTGGGCCGTGTTCTCGCCCGAGAGCGACGACGGCGATGTCCAGTTCGACACTTTCAAGATCCGTCGGGCGGCGGCCGGCCAGGACAAGGTACGTGTTCGGTACCTCATCGCCGGCACCGACCGGGAGGCGCGGGAAGGGTCAGGGCCGACGGTCATGCCGGTCAGCGCCCGTCGCGGCGTGAGCGGCTCGTCGGCAACGCAGGGTGTGGCCGGTACGTTGCTGGTGCTGGACGCCGTACGGCAGCGGCTGCGGCCGCCGGACCCGGCCGGCGACTACGACACTGTGACCGGGGAGCCCCGGCTGACGGCGCGGGACTCGGCGTTTGTGCTGGCGAACGTCGGCTCGACGGCGAACACTGCGGCGCGGGAGGACTGGTGTCCCGCCTGCGGGGAGCGCAACGCGATCCGGTTCCTCGGCACGGGCGCAGCCGCGGTGGCGGCGGCGGCGATCACGCAGCTGTTCACCGGTGGCGAGTTGGACAGGGAGGCGGGCGAGGCCAAGACGTTGATGTTCAACGACTCGGTGCAGGACGCCGCCCACCGGGCCGGGTTCGTGGCCAACCGCTCGTACACCTTCTCGTTGCGGGCTCTGCTCACCGCGCACCTGAACGAGCGCGGCGGCACGGCCCTGAATGATCTGATCGCCGACGTCGTCGCGGCCACCACGGATCCCGCGACGCTGGCGGCCGTCGTGCCGCCGGACTTGCATGGCCTACGCGGGGTTGACCGGCTGTTGTCCGGTCGTGGTCGGGGCGGTGACCTGGCGACCTGGAAGCTGGTCGGGCAGCGGCTGGCGTTTGAGACGCTGATGGAGTTCGGGTTCCGCTCCCGCAACGGTCGCACGCTGGAGTTGACCCGTACCGCCGCCGCGCACGTGCGCATCCCCGATCCGGCCGCCGCGGTCGCACTGGTCCGGGAGATCCACGCCGAGCTGGACCGCGACGGGCTGCCGGTGGTGGCCCAGGACGACACCCGCTACCTGGCCTTCCTGCGCGTCTTCCTGGAGCGGCTGCGCACGCGCGGTGCGGTCGCGCACACGTGGCTGGACCAGTACATCAACGAGGCGGGAACTAGCCGCTACTTCATCTGGGGGCGGCGGCCGGTCGGGATGCGGGCGTTCCCGAGCCGGGTCGCTGCCCCGGTGTTCCTGCTCGCCGCGCCGAAGGCGGGCAGTGAGTTCGACATCGCGGGCGGGCGGCTGTCTTGGTACGAGCGCTGGGCGGGTCGTTGCCTGGCGCTGCCGCGCGAGCTGGCGGGAGAGTTCTGGGGTCTGCTGCTGCCCAAGCTCACCTCGGCTGGTTTGCTGTCGGTGCGCACGCCCAACGACACCTCCGGGCGGGTCTACGGGTTGCGGCCCGGCAATGTCGAGGCGTTGCTGCTCGACGACAAGGAGGTGTCGCAGTCGTTCGTGCGCTGCCCGGTCTGCTCCTGGGAGCAGACCGTCCACCCGTCGCTGCTGGATCAGTGGCGTGACCAGCCGTGTCCGTCGTACCGGTGCCGCACCGGTCGTGTGGTCGCCGGGGACCGTCCGGACGGCCTGGGCCGCCACCACCGCGACCGGGACTACACACGGGACTACTACCGAGGGCTGTACCGCCGGGCGGGCACCTATCAGATCGTGACGGCCGAGCACACCGGCCTGCTCACCCGGCCGCAGAGGGAACGCGTCGAGGTGGCATTCAAACGCAACCTGGGCGACCGTGACGCCCGGTACAACGACCCCAACGTGCTGTCCTGCACGCCTACCCTGGAGATGGGCATCGACATCGGTGACCTCTCGGCGGTGGTGCTGGCGGCGCTGCCGCGCCGGCCCGCTAGCTACGCCCAGCAGACCGGCCGGGCCGGCCGCCGCACCGGCAACGCGTTCCTGCTGACCATTCCTGACCGTCGGCGGCGAGACCTGTACTTCTTGGACCGGCCCAGGGATCTCATGGCCGGCGCGATCGTGCCGCCCGGCTGTTACCTGTCGGCGGTGGAGATCCTCCGTCGCCAGTACGTCGCCCATCTGCTCGACCTGGCGGCCGCCGAGAAGCTGGTCCGCGCCGACGGGATCGTGCTGCGGCCGCTGCCGCGCCGGGCGCCCGCGCTGTTCGGCCCGTCCGGATACCTCGCCGACCTCGTCCAGGTCGCCACGACGCAGGGCGCAACGCTGGTCGAGGGCTTCCTCCGGCTGTTTCCCACCGGAATCAGTGAGCACGTCAAGGACGAGCTGAGGGCTTTCGCCACCCGCGGGCTGGCCTCCGCCGTCGAGGAGGCCGAGCGCGAGTGGCAGCGGATGGAAAAGCTCCTTCGCACCCGGCTGCGGGCAATTGACGAGGCGTACGCCGAACTGCACGACACGGACCCGGAGCAGGCGCGGGAGAAGGCCGAGTTGGACGCCGAGCGGCGCGTCGTGGGCAAGCGGCTGCTGCTGCGGGGCGACACGTCGGCTCAGGCCACACTGTGCGACCTCGGCCTGCTCCCGAACTACGCGCTGATCGACACGACCACCACGTTCTCGGCCACCGTGTACGGCGAGGACGGGGTCGTCGACCCCCGGACCGGACGTCCACGCATCACCGCCGAGAACATGACGTACCAACGTCCGCGCCGCTTCGCCCTGTCGGAGCTGGCCCCAGGTAACACGTTCTACGCCCAAGGCTACCGGCACGAGATCACCGGTCTGGAGCTGATGACCGGCGGGCGGCCGGACTGGCACAGCTGGCGTGTCTGCCCGGCGTGTGGATACGTGCGCACCGAGCACGCCGCCAACGACCGGTCACCGTGCCCTCGCTGCCACAGCACCCAGATCGCCGATGACGGCTCCTGCCTTTTCCACGTGGTGGAGCCCGTGACGGTGACGTCCCGCGACCGGCGGGAGGACGCGCGCATCCGTGACGACCAGGACGAGCGCGACCGCCGTTTCTACACCGTCATCGACGCGGTCGACTTTCCCGAGGACGCCATCGCTCGCGGGTCGTGGCGGCACGTCCGTCAGACCTTCGGCGTCGACTATTGCCGGCAGGCGATGATCCGCCGCGTCAACGTCGGGCCGGCCCGATTCGACGCCCCGCCCCGGGACACTTTCGCCGGGCACACCGTGCGGCTCAACCCGTTCCACGTGTGCACGGGATGCGGGGCGGCCACCGCCGACGGCAAGCCGGTCTTCGACCACGACACCGATGCGCTGACCTCCTCGGCGGCGCGTCACCCGAAGCTCAAGCACCACCGGCCCTGGTGCCCGCTGCGGCGCGGACGGCGCGGTGGTGTCACCCAGGAGCCGGTACTGCTGGCCCATCAGCTACGTACCGAGGCGATCCGTGTGCTGCTGCCGGCCGCGACAGCGGACGTCGACGCCAAGGTGCACTCCTTCCGGGCGGCCCTGCGGATGGGCATCGACCTGCACTTCGGTGGGGATCCCCAGCACCTCGACACCACTATCGCCTCCATGCCGGACCAGGCCAGCGGTGAACGCCGCTGGTTCCTGGTGGTGTTCGACGAATTGCCCGGCGGCACCGGCTACCTCGACCGGCTGACCAAGCCGGACGCCTTCAAGGACACCCTGGCTAGGGCATACGAGGCGCTGCGCAGCTGCCCGTGTGCTGAGGAACAGCGCCGGGCGTGCCACCGGTGCCTGCACCGCTACACACCCGAAGCGCTGCAGGACGTCGTGTCCCGGCGCACGGCTATAGCGATGATCGAATCGCTGCTGTTCACTGCCGCCGGCACCGACGGGTGGGACACCGAGGAAGTCACCCACACCGGGCTGATCGGACTGGACCAGCAGGTCGAGTCCGACCTGGAGGCGCGTTTCCTCGCGGCCCTGCGGGAGTGGGCCACGGTGACCGACGACGTCGCCCTCGATGAGGACGGGCACGCCAGCGGACATCTGCGATTCACGTCAGGCGCCGACGTCGTGCACTGGCGGCTCACCGCCCAGCAGCAGGTCAGCGGCACCCGCACCGACTTCACGTTCACCCGCGTGGACGGGCCGACGCAGAGTGTGAAGGTCTACCTGGAGGGCTACCGGTACCACGCCACCCGCGAACACAACCGCATCGCCACCGACGCCGCACAACGCACCCGCCTGCGCGCCGACGGCCACGCCGTCTTCCAGATCACCTGGGCCGACATCGACCTCTTCGAGGGCCGCACCACCAATGCAGATCCCGTCTGGCCGCCCTATGCCGGGATGGCACAGGAACAAGCCAAAACGGCCTACGAGCAGTACGGCGGGCAGCGGGTGGACCTACCCAGGGCGGTGTTCGCCAACCCGATCGACACCATGATCGCCTATCTGCGCGATCCCGACGCCGGCCGCTGGGCCCGCCGGGCGAACGCGCTGGTAACCGGGCTGCTCGCCACGCCTGGCACGGTCCCGATCATCGCTACCGGAAAGCGTCACGTGCTCGCCGCGGCGCTCCGCGCCGAACTGGCCCGACACGGAACGGACGCCGGCCACGAAGCGGACGGCCAGCACGCGTTGGTCCACCTCTACCGGGCGCACGACCCGACCGGCCTGCCGATCATCGTCGCGCTCGACACTACCGAACCCGACCGGCTGCGGTGGTCCGCGCTGGTGGTGCTCGACGACGCCGAGGCCGTGCTGGACACCGACGCGCACAAACAGCGCTGGCGAGCGTGGCTGTACTGGACCAACATCACCCAGTTCCTGCCTTACAGTGGCGGGGACGGTGTCCAGCTGGCGGCCAGCCGGGCCGGAGAGTTCGAGGTCGAGACGCTGGCCATCTGCGGCGGACCCGGCGAGATCGACACGTTAAGCGGGCACCACCGGGTGTCGGAGGCCGCAGCGAAGCCGACCGTACCGGCCCCGACCACCGTCGGCGCTGACGCCATGCAGCCGCGGCGCGACACGACCTGGGACGAGGACATCCTCGAGATCCTCCGTGAGGAGCCGGACGAATCGGCTGACCTGCTGCGCCTCGCCGAAGAGCTCGCCGCCCGGGGCAAGCGGGCACCGGTTTTCGGCTACGAGCTGGGCTCAGGCCGCTGGCTCGCGGATTTCGGCTGGGCCGACTCCGACGTCAAAATCGCTGTCGTGCACCACGACGCCACGGCCGACAGCGACGAGGCACGCCGCCGCGACGAGGCGTACATCGACGCAGGCTGGACGGTGCGCACGGCAGGGGACTGGCTGGCCCACCTCGACGAACTGATCGCCCGGCTGCCTGACACGGAAGGCTCCACCCGATGACCGCACGGCTCAGCCTCTACCGCAAGGCCGAACAGGAGCTTTACAAGCTCGACCGTGTGGTGAAAGCGCAGTTCTACGACTTTTGCCACATCTTCCGGCAGAACCCGGAGCAACCCGGCCTCGACCTCAAGAAGCTCAAGGGCGACTCCAGGACCTACCGCGCGAAAATCAACCAGTCGTACCGGGCCCTACTCGCTCCCGTGGGCGTCGACGCCGACGGCACGCAGAGCTGGCTCGTCGTGGCCGTCCGGCATCGCAAGGACGTCTACGACGAACTTCAGGTCGCTGTCAACCGAGTCACCGGCGAGATTGAGTTCGTCGACCTCGCCGTCGTCGGCGACAGCGCCCTACGCCGTGCCGGCATCACGCTTACGACAGCCGAGCCGGACATCGACCCGGCGACGAAGCCGACCCCGGAGGCGCCAGCGACTCCGCCCGCGCGGCCGCTGCTGGCCGGCTACGACGCCGACCAACTCCGGGAACTCGGAGTCGCCGACCAGATCGTCGACCTGGCCCTCGCCGTGACCAACGACGCCGAGCTGGACGAGCTGCTCGAGGGCGCCCCGCCCCTGTCCAAGGACATTTTGTACGGCCTCGCGGCCGGGATGGGCATCGACGCGGTCCGCGAGGAGATCACCGCGCCTGTTCAGCTCGACCAGGAACCAGACCCGGCAGACCTGGCCGCCGCGTTCGCCCGTACCAAAGTCACCACCGTCGACAAGCACGTGCAAGCGGCGATCGAGGAGGGCGACTTCCGGGCCTGGCGGGTCTACCTTCACCCCGCGCAGGAAAAGATCATCGGACGGCAGTACGGCGGTCCCACCCGCGTTTCCGGCGGTCCCGGCACCGGCAAGACCGTCGTCGCACTACACCGGGTCAAGCACCTCGCCGAAGCGCTGCCGCCCGGCACCGACAAGCCCATCCTCGTGACGACCTTCACCGCCAACCTTGCCAACGACCTCCGACTCCGACTGGCATCCCTAATCGAGCCGCACCTGTTGACCCGGGTCGACGTCACGCACATCGACCAGCTGGCCGCCCGGGCCGTCGGCGAGAACACCACCCAGCGGACCCGCAAGCGACGCATCAACGACCACGCAGCCGTCACGGAGATGCGGCAACTGCTGCTCGAACTCGACGAACACCGCTGGGACGCAGACTTCCTTGTCGAAGAATGGGAGCAGGTGATCCTTGGCCAAGCGGTGCAGAGCCGCTCGGACTACTTCCAGGTGCGCCGGGCCGGCCGCGGTCGTGCCCTCTCCCGTCCCGAGCGCAGCCAGGTCTGGAAGCTGATCGAACAGCTCACTGCCCGACTGAACAAACTCGGCGTCGAGACCTGGGGCCAAGCCGCAGAGCGCGCCGCCCGGTACGAGATGGAGCGCGCCGCGACGATCGAGGCTCGCCGGACCGCCGGGTCATCGACCAACGACGGTTCCAGCTCCGGGCACCTCAGCTACCGATACCGGCACATCGTCGTCGATGAGGCGCAGGACCTACGGGCAGCGCACTGGAAGATGCTGCGCGCCATGGCAGATCCGAACCTGCCCGACGACATCTTCATCGCTGGGGACACCCACCAGCGGATCTACAATCACCAGGTCTCCCTCGGCGCCTTGGGCATCCACATCCGCGGACGGTCCGCCCGGCTGACCCTCAGCTACCGCACCACCCGGGAGATCCTCGTCCGCGCGCTGCTCATCGCCGACGACAAAAGCATCAGCTACGACGACCTCGACGACGGCACGGACACGCTAGCCGGCTACCGGTCGATCCTGCACGGCCCACCGCCAGCCTTCGCCGGCTACGGCACCTGGGAGGACGAACTAGCAGGGCTGGCCACCACGCTGGCGCACTGGCGAGCCGAACTGTCTACCAGCGAGAACGGCGTATCCCTGGACCCGGGCGGGCACATCGCGGTCTGCGTCACGGACCACGAGCGGGTCAGCCAGGTGATGGACTACCTGACCGCCAAGGCAGGCATGACCTGCGCCGAGCTGACCAAAGACGGCCCGGTGGGCGACGGCGCCATCCACGTCGGTACCATGCACCGCTTCAAGGGACTCGAGTACCAGCGGCTCGCGATCGTCGGCGCTAGCGAGGGCGTCCTCCCCCGCGCTGGCGCCGAGCGATACCGTAAGGAGGACCCGGTGCGGTACGAGCGCGAGTTGCGCAAAGCGCGGTCCCTGCTGTTCGTTGCCGCCACCCGCGCCCGTGACGCCCTCGCCCTAAGCTGGCACAACGCGCCGAGCCCGCTGCTTGCTGCGGTACCGGTACCGAGCGACCGGGACTGATGCGATGTTGAACAGTTCGGTCCCGTCCGCCGTTGGTCGTGTCCACCGGCCGTTGCGGCCGATGAGGCGAGGGTGGACATCTCTCCACCTCCGGCGGCGTAGTCGCATGTACCGTGCCATAACTCATCGCACCGACTGTGAGCCGGGAGTTCTCGGTCCGGGCTGATGATCTCTGGTATGACTGTGCGGCTGCTGTATCTGGGAATGATCAGCCTGTTCAAGACTCTGGGCATGCTGGTCCGCAGCGACAGGGCGCTGCTGGTAGAGGTCCTCTCGTAGAAGTGCGAGCCGATGACCGCAACCGGGTCGGTGAGCGACCTCGCTGACGCGGTAACGGCAGTTGGCGGACTACCACGTCAAGAGTCCCGCCCTGGTCGTGCAGACGCCGGAAGGCGGCTGCGGACTTCTTCGGAAGGAGCAGATCGTTGCTAAGCCCGCCGCGCTGCGGTCCGCCGTGGCGTGTTTCGCTCGTCAGTGGGGACGCGCGATTGTGTTACCGGCCGCCGAGTGTGAGGGCGGCGCGGGTGCCGGGTGTGGCGTCAACCGCGTCGGCGGCGGCATTAAGTTGCCGGGCGAGCGCGCGGGCTTGCTCCGGGGTGAGGGCGATCTCGGGGTCAGGGGATCGCAGTTCGACCCGGACGTGCGGCTCGTCCAGGACGGGCGGACCGGCACGCCGGACGGCGGGCATGTCGAAGTAGTCCGGCCACACGGCGAGCTGAACGTCGTGCCCGCCGTCGTGGGCGTTGACGAGCGCGGTCGTGCCGCGGTGGTGTCGGGTTCCGGGAACGTCTTCCTCAACGGAGCAGGTGGTGCACCAGGGCGGGCATGTCGGCAGAGCAGGTGATCGTTCAGCGTCATGGCCAGGCTGCCGGTTGTTCACGTAGTAATCCCTTCCCTCATCGAGTGCCGACACTGCGGTTTCCCACTGGTCTTGGCCAGTGCGTGGTGCCGTTGGCGGGTAGCTAGGTCATCCCTCGTCGTCTGGCTTTCCGTCGTCCTCGGCTTTCTCGATGTCCGCTGGCTTCTCGTCGTCGTCCGCCGTGTGGCCGTCGGGCTGGTCAAGGCGTGGCACGATCTGAATGATGACGCGGATCTGGGCGAGACGGACTCGGCCTGCTTCCGTGATGGTGTAGACGTTGTGGCCGTTGGCTCCCGGGCCAGGGCTGATCATTTTGCGCCGTACCAGGCGGTGGCGTGTGCGGGTCAACTCAGACTCGCTGAGGTAGCGGCCACTCCATGCTGCCATCTCGCGGCCCAACTCGGTGTAGCGCAGGGACTTGTGCTCCAGGCAGAACAGGGCTGCCGCGTCCCATAGGTTGTGAGCTAGATTGTCGATCTTGGCGAGGTCGTCGTACTCCACTCGTCTCCACCCCGTTGTAGCCCCCCAACGACAACGATGCGCCGCTTGTCAAGCGAATCGTCGGGCATCTAACAGTGCAAGTTGCAAACATCAACGAGTATCCACCGCTCCGTCAAGCGCCTTCTAGGCAATCGCAGGCACTTTTCACCGTTGGATCCGATATG is drawn from Micromonospora sp. Llam0 and contains these coding sequences:
- a CDS encoding DEAD/DEAH box helicase; this translates as MRPTLQARALKESLLQYLSTTYALADEGAREALHRFLGDETSGMFRGPYLRIRTPFTLAGPGWERHLQWRREGWTPYAHQAAAFARLTSANEHTPQPTLITTGTGSGKTESFLYPVLDHCRRERAAGRAGIKAVLLYPMNALATDQAQRINELLIGNQDKLGRVSAGLYIGDRAALRYDRVRTTRSDMQLTPPDILITNYKMLDLLLQRDDDRPLWHDADIRYVVVDEFHTYDGAQGTDVAMLLRRLAAAVGTPDERRPLGDICPVATSATLASATDEEAIARLLAVATDVFGAEFTHDSIVGEDRLSVDEFIPMDDLRQALPLPSPDEILALPDPAASDDALLDLIEAVTAVRDPDRALLGSNLKRHLFTRAVLMAFSGDLRISAEVLDTMWRAGASGWAATIARQPEKAAEALARFVALLSHARDPDAKPGEVRPFVHVEVHQWARAVTRLLRGVLPWPRAEFRWDVAGTDNSVARGGNPVVPATTATAGQSANLFLPAVYCRSCGRSGWAVFSPESDDGDVQFDTFKIRRAAAGQDKVRVRYLIAGTDREAREGSGPTVMPVSARRGVSGSSATQGVAGTLLVLDAVRQRLRPPDPAGDYDTVTGEPRLTARDSAFVLANVGSTANTAAREDWCPACGERNAIRFLGTGAAAVAAAAITQLFTGGELDREAGEAKTLMFNDSVQDAAHRAGFVANRSYTFSLRALLTAHLNERGGTALNDLIADVVAATTDPATLAAVVPPDLHGLRGVDRLLSGRGRGGDLATWKLVGQRLAFETLMEFGFRSRNGRTLELTRTAAAHVRIPDPAAAVALVREIHAELDRDGLPVVAQDDTRYLAFLRVFLERLRTRGAVAHTWLDQYINEAGTSRYFIWGRRPVGMRAFPSRVAAPVFLLAAPKAGSEFDIAGGRLSWYERWAGRCLALPRELAGEFWGLLLPKLTSAGLLSVRTPNDTSGRVYGLRPGNVEALLLDDKEVSQSFVRCPVCSWEQTVHPSLLDQWRDQPCPSYRCRTGRVVAGDRPDGLGRHHRDRDYTRDYYRGLYRRAGTYQIVTAEHTGLLTRPQRERVEVAFKRNLGDRDARYNDPNVLSCTPTLEMGIDIGDLSAVVLAALPRRPASYAQQTGRAGRRTGNAFLLTIPDRRRRDLYFLDRPRDLMAGAIVPPGCYLSAVEILRRQYVAHLLDLAAAEKLVRADGIVLRPLPRRAPALFGPSGYLADLVQVATTQGATLVEGFLRLFPTGISEHVKDELRAFATRGLASAVEEAEREWQRMEKLLRTRLRAIDEAYAELHDTDPEQAREKAELDAERRVVGKRLLLRGDTSAQATLCDLGLLPNYALIDTTTTFSATVYGEDGVVDPRTGRPRITAENMTYQRPRRFALSELAPGNTFYAQGYRHEITGLELMTGGRPDWHSWRVCPACGYVRTEHAANDRSPCPRCHSTQIADDGSCLFHVVEPVTVTSRDRREDARIRDDQDERDRRFYTVIDAVDFPEDAIARGSWRHVRQTFGVDYCRQAMIRRVNVGPARFDAPPRDTFAGHTVRLNPFHVCTGCGAATADGKPVFDHDTDALTSSAARHPKLKHHRPWCPLRRGRRGGVTQEPVLLAHQLRTEAIRVLLPAATADVDAKVHSFRAALRMGIDLHFGGDPQHLDTTIASMPDQASGERRWFLVVFDELPGGTGYLDRLTKPDAFKDTLARAYEALRSCPCAEEQRRACHRCLHRYTPEALQDVVSRRTAIAMIESLLFTAAGTDGWDTEEVTHTGLIGLDQQVESDLEARFLAALREWATVTDDVALDEDGHASGHLRFTSGADVVHWRLTAQQQVSGTRTDFTFTRVDGPTQSVKVYLEGYRYHATREHNRIATDAAQRTRLRADGHAVFQITWADIDLFEGRTTNADPVWPPYAGMAQEQAKTAYEQYGGQRVDLPRAVFANPIDTMIAYLRDPDAGRWARRANALVTGLLATPGTVPIIATGKRHVLAAALRAELARHGTDAGHEADGQHALVHLYRAHDPTGLPIIVALDTTEPDRLRWSALVVLDDAEAVLDTDAHKQRWRAWLYWTNITQFLPYSGGDGVQLAASRAGEFEVETLAICGGPGEIDTLSGHHRVSEAAAKPTVPAPTTVGADAMQPRRDTTWDEDILEILREEPDESADLLRLAEELAARGKRAPVFGYELGSGRWLADFGWADSDVKIAVVHHDATADSDEARRRDEAYIDAGWTVRTAGDWLAHLDELIARLPDTEGSTR
- a CDS encoding UvrD-helicase domain-containing protein — translated: MTARLSLYRKAEQELYKLDRVVKAQFYDFCHIFRQNPEQPGLDLKKLKGDSRTYRAKINQSYRALLAPVGVDADGTQSWLVVAVRHRKDVYDELQVAVNRVTGEIEFVDLAVVGDSALRRAGITLTTAEPDIDPATKPTPEAPATPPARPLLAGYDADQLRELGVADQIVDLALAVTNDAELDELLEGAPPLSKDILYGLAAGMGIDAVREEITAPVQLDQEPDPADLAAAFARTKVTTVDKHVQAAIEEGDFRAWRVYLHPAQEKIIGRQYGGPTRVSGGPGTGKTVVALHRVKHLAEALPPGTDKPILVTTFTANLANDLRLRLASLIEPHLLTRVDVTHIDQLAARAVGENTTQRTRKRRINDHAAVTEMRQLLLELDEHRWDADFLVEEWEQVILGQAVQSRSDYFQVRRAGRGRALSRPERSQVWKLIEQLTARLNKLGVETWGQAAERAARYEMERAATIEARRTAGSSTNDGSSSGHLSYRYRHIVVDEAQDLRAAHWKMLRAMADPNLPDDIFIAGDTHQRIYNHQVSLGALGIHIRGRSARLTLSYRTTREILVRALLIADDKSISYDDLDDGTDTLAGYRSILHGPPPAFAGYGTWEDELAGLATTLAHWRAELSTSENGVSLDPGGHIAVCVTDHERVSQVMDYLTAKAGMTCAELTKDGPVGDGAIHVGTMHRFKGLEYQRLAIVGASEGVLPRAGAERYRKEDPVRYERELRKARSLLFVAATRARDALALSWHNAPSPLLAAVPVPSDRD
- a CDS encoding winged helix-turn-helix transcriptional regulator — protein: MEYDDLAKIDNLAHNLWDAAALFCLEHKSLRYTELGREMAAWSGRYLSESELTRTRHRLVRRKMISPGPGANGHNVYTITEAGRVRLAQIRVIIQIVPRLDQPDGHTADDDEKPADIEKAEDDGKPDDEG